From a single Anomaloglossus baeobatrachus isolate aAnoBae1 chromosome 4, aAnoBae1.hap1, whole genome shotgun sequence genomic region:
- the RPS14 gene encoding small ribosomal subunit protein uS11 yields the protein MAPRKGKEKKEEQVISLGPQVAEGENVFGVCHIFASFNDTFVHVTDLSGKETICRVTGGMKVKADRDESSPYAAMLAAQDVAQRCKELGITALHIKLRATGGNRTKTPGPGAQSALRALARSGMKIGRIEDVTPIPSDSTRRKGGRRGRRL from the exons ATGGCTCCACGTAAGGgtaaggaaaagaaggaagagcaGGTGATCAGCCTGGGGCCACAAGTGGCTGAAGGAGAGAACGTGTTTGGGGTCTGCCACATCTTTGCCTCCTTCAACGACACCTTCGTACACGTGACTGATCTGTCCGGCAA GGAAACCATCTGCCGTGTGACCGGTGGGATGAAGGTGAAAGCCGACAGAGACGAGTCCTCTCCTTATGCCGCTATGTTGGCCGCTCAAGACGTTGCCCAGAGGTGCAAGGAGCTCGGCATCACTGCTCTTCACATCAAGCTACGAGCCACAGGTGGCAAcag GACCAAGACCCCCGGACCTGGTGCCCAGTCTGCCCTCAGAGCCCTGGCTCGTTCTGGCATGAAAATTGGCCGCATCG aGGATGTGACCCCAATCCCATCAGACAGCACCCGCAGAAAGGGCGGTCGCCGTGGTCGTCGTCTGTAG